The genomic region GAAATCATTCATACATATAGATAAATGATCTATACTCGAAATTATGTAATTAAATCTTTCTTTAATTACCTAAACAAAACATTCTCATATATTTCTCAATtccaatatattaatatattatacatatatataaatatacaactTTCCCCATTAAATCATTTCCACTAATTTTCCAATTcatgaattaatattaataattataaatatattatatatatatatatgccctataatattatatatctattttattaatatattttaaatataaaaaaaaattaaaacttaataATGAATTTATCTTAAtctaagataaaataaaataaattaaaataatatatatatatatatataattaaataataaaaactttaaaactttttttaaaaaaacaaactttAATAAAAAGCAAGTTTTAATAAAGTAAAAGCAAACTTTACTTTAAAGTAAACTCGGGTGAGGGGGGAACATGGTTCCCATCATGGAAAACCATGGACTTCCTTCCCACGCAGCACCCAAAATGCCCCCGTGAAAAATAGAAAACACggttttgtttagttttttttttttaaattgtttttaaagCAAAACAAATTTCCCTGTCAAAATATAATATTTCAGAAAATTTTCTAAGGAAGGAAATAAAGTTCTAGAAAACAAAATCAGAACTAATATGTTTTTACCAGTATATACAAAATGCTtaaattggcaaaattttgccagtatAACCCTACCCAGGGGTAAAATTAACAAATTTAGACCACTAATTGATTTTACAATTCAAATACTAAGATGAGAGAATCAAAGTGAAATCTTGGGTTTTCAACACACAGAAAGAAATTCACAAAACTGATTTTGAAGTTCATTCTTTTTACAAACAAGGAATTAGATTTGGGGGAAATATCTAAATCTGAATTAAAATCATCCTAATTTATCAATCAAAACTAAATGAATGTATTTAATAATTTTGAAATCAAACCATTTACACAGGAAAACTCACTAGTCTGATTATTAACTCAATTCTTTTTCCTCACAACCAAGAAATTGATTGAAACCAATCACCAAAGGATTCAATACCAGAACTTAAACACTCCTTcccttttaaccaaaaaaaaaatagaagagttTCCAAACAGAGAATGAAACCATATGCCCACATACATAGGGATTTcctcaaaataatttaaatttcaaaacagAGGTAATTAACAAGAATCCAACCTCAATAAGAAATTTGGGTAGTGTTTGcaagaagagctccacctgcaactggATAAATTCCTTCAACAAAGGATGCACAAGAATTTTCCTCCCAAACTTCTCCCCTCTTTCCTTTGAAAGAATATGGTTAAATAGAAAATTTCTAACCTAGAAttattttaggttgaaattatttttggacCAATCAAATTCTTTCCATAAGGTTTAAATGCAAAAAaaacttatctctccaaaatttgattttctccATTTATTTAAAAACTTAAATTTACATTTTCAAAGTCAATgaggaaaaatatttttattttcttatttctattacaatttttttcaaatttgcctACACATTTTATTTCtcacatgaaaacaaaacatgatCAAACTTTCTTATACAATAAATTGAACAAATTGATTTTACGACTAATCACAAAAACGGGTCGCAATTGATctaatttaatcttttatttaccaatgcataataacatatttagtttaattaaatatttaagattaattaaatcatttcaccCATTGCATAATACAAACTTAAGTGACCTAATTAAGCACGCAACTCACAAACCAAATAAAAAGAGAACTTATGGATGACCGACACCACTCATATTGAGCACGAATAGGGGTAACCCGAAGGGTTTAAGAACTTATCTTCTCCCACATCCATTGAATCAATAAGGTACTCTcaaacctatgaaaccaggtggagtcgataccttgtACCCACACGGTACTCAAACCTGCATTTTCCTGCATCATcgatacacacatgcatatatacataaaaCATGGTAAACATaccagtgaaggagaatcgtgacttctcatgtctcaccaaagtgagtgacgaGAAACCACCTCCCCGCAccccatacacacacatacatgataCATTCACATGGCGCACAACATGCATAAAGGAAACGAGTTAGTCCATAATCATTAATGTGAAATTGAAATCAATGTTTAATCATCATCAATAAATTAATGCATAATCATCATTAACTAGAAAACACACACATAAAAGCATACATCATTATGATAGCATACTACTTGCACAAAACATCATGACCAAGGGGGGTCTACAAAGGTACTAAAAAGTCAAACTTAATCAAAGTACGCACAAGAATAGAATGATCGGGGAAGAGGTACTACATGGAGAGTGGGTGAaaaaacttctccctcccaaactattccctaagaagacactcctcactctttccaacccacttgggaagggtgaaggatgttcattggttggtcttcccaataccttacaaaatctctagccaagacacctcaaaaaaggtaaaaggaatggggaagagcaatgtcactcatgaggagggttatctaacctaggaagactcctctaaagttgaaattcggccaacttgggaaattCATTTTTTGGGGTGGCTAAAaaggccctagggagtggacacatggctaaatttttccttcatccataggtacatcatatggcccactaaaaatgcccttaacttgaccctaggagttagtttaactcCCTAGAaattcacccaaagtttacctacgagtcaaccctgagttgacctttctaatggctccctatcctagACTTTCTTGgtaccatactaggataattgaaaaatatgcattggtaaaacaaatttcctccaaagggacatgtcattgccaactcatcctacaacacatgtgtcaagtgacactacaaaaaaaattacacatcactaaaatacacatggcaaatgtccctttttttggaatttataaattaaacaatttccaaaataaacacacatccaagaataacatttacaaattaaaacacatatacaattgaggtgttgtctctccaaatagataacccttggcttcacaaacgcacataggcctaggcttgattctccgaatagtttccatggtcacatggaataattttcctgcacatctcattttgcacattagtaattccaaaaatcacatttaatatcaacatatggaaagaatacaattcagacactttgcatacaatttcaatcataacaatcaatttatcatttatctaataaaatccacataaagcaatttaCTCAAAAGGCATCCTCATAATCCTCATGAAAGTCAATCATTAATACGTCATGCGTCCATGTTTTTAAATATCAAAAAGAAGTACTGTAAATTCTGAGATAGCTAACATACGTCATATCAAGATTATGaaatcagtggatcatataggatctaaatccataacacatcaaaatatgcACCGCAAGGCAAAATAATtccataacttggttcaattatttttccccactaatctatccatctaacatagcccatcctattgaattatagcatttgtTAATACTTTCAACCacggtcaactaagttaaccagagcttgatcagggaggggctctacataTAGCTAGGACATGTTACTTTTTTTTGACAAAATACCTCGAAGAAATATGGCCCCATGGAATAttcaactgcacaaaatggatttggagAAAGGGTGTTAGAAACTTACAAGAAAATACaatggtaggtgtaaagccaatcCTCTAATGCTGCCCACATTTTTGCTCCTGAAAGACATCCATCCCAAAATGCCTGCCCCAATAACTAATCTGCAAATGTTAGCATGTTAATTTCTTCACATTGAAAAAAAGAAGTTAACTATAATTGTGCGTGAACATGcttgtttgtttttctatttttggttACCGTTCAATATGTCAAAGACCTCTACTTATTGAGGttaaattgtaatgtttttaatgTCTTTGATTTCTATGATCAACTGATCCTTGATCTCGTGATCAAGAGGATTTATAATTCATTGAATGAATATAAAGTTTTATTAGTTGTTGAGCAACAATTTCTATGTTTTTATTGCTATGTAGcaatttgtctttattttttattttcttcatttagTATTAGTGCCATGTTCAAAAAATTATCTGGGTTAAATTGTTGAATCTAGAGAAAGATCCAAGAAGATCCTACTAGTAAGAAGGAAGCGAGATGAGATCAAAAGATCATCATTTTCAAGACAAAGCTTTGTTTCCACGTTTGAAGCCTTAGGTAGATCACAAATAAAACAAGGATGATTTGCATGTTGAAGatcatcattttttagaataaaAAGCAATTCATGGGAAGATGCTAAAAGAGATCAACAAAGATCACAAGTCATTTATGTGATATTTTTTTCATATGGGAAGTTGTCCAAGTTGCATGGGAAAATTATTTTTCAATCAATGACATCAATCCTGCTACCAATGTAGAAGCCACCATCCAAAGGTGAAGTCGAATTGACATTTGCATGTCAACTAGAAAAAAATTGAGGTTTTGAATAACCTCATGTCCTAAAAGAAGGTGCAACCAGACAATTTGCAACCCAAACAAACAAAGAGATTGCTAGAGCAAGAGAGATCACCAAGATATAAAAAGATCGCGTTGATTTTGAGAATATCCAATGTAGTAAAGTTCAAAACCACCTATGAAAAAGGTGAAGCCCTCAATTTGTGAGGAAGACAAATCAAGCCTTACAAAAGGccatagttttttttttcaaaaaaaaaggagaaaaaccctCTATAGGAGGAGAGAGATTCACAAGTTTTGTGAGAGTTGTATAAATTATTTAGATCTTATTTTAACATTTATTGAGCTAACTCCCATCTAAAATTGGACCACTACCGAGTGAATTGCATACAAACCATTTTGAATTGTAACCTAGGGTGGTATATTTAAAGATAATTAATGGGGCATATGTAAATCATCCTAGATCAATTAGATACTATCTTTCTAAAAAGAATCAAACATTACAAAATTTAGATCAAAGAAATCTATGATAGTAATAGAAATATCTACATTGATCAAGCATCTTGTATTTAAACCAAATCCAAAATTgtaactttaggaccaatattTATTTAggtgttgaataaaagcattaataAGATCCAGATGAGTGGATTGAACCATGAGAAAATGGATAAATCCATTCAAGTGCATAATACATCACATTATTTCCGAGTTATTTTGTACTAAATTTAGCTTTGTCATTGTGTCAATTTGGTGCTTAAATTGATGCATTCCAGTACACAAGAAAATTAAATCTACCCATTTTCACTACAATCAACCAAATGTAACCCTTTTGATTTGTATATAACTCAATTAGTACCTATTTCTATATACTAGTTAGAATTATGATTGTGATTCAATCTTCTAGATAAAATTCTAAATGCAATTGCAACCAAATATAGTCATTGTGGTTTCGAATTACCTTAGTTTCTACCTAGTGGGTTTGATTCTATCTACTAGATATAATTGTAAATCTAGTTATACATTGGACCTTTTACAATTCTATTATCACAATCCCTAAGATGACTtccatgcaaaatatttttacttgGCACCTAGGATGGAAAAGAAAAAGTTAATGCTTAGAAAATTCATAAACCTTATAGATTAATTAGAGAGTATCATTCAAGAAAGAAATTAAGCATCAAAGCATTCATAATAGAGCACTGCATACTAGcaattatgatttttgcatcaagcGTATTGAATTTCAATTAAGGATAATAGCTATTGAAGTATTCTACAAAATCACTAGTAGTCTTTGCCTATGAGTGGATTCAACCATGATGCAATAAATTAAGTCAATTTAATGAATAGTAATTTGAACTTTCCTTGACTTGTTTTGTACTCACTTTAGCCCTATTGTTATATGTGTCCTTTTGGATAagttaatttaataaattctaacAACCTTTATCAAATATAATCTTGTTTATgttggataaattttttttttttgttcttttattttactCTTTTCACTAGTTTTAAAGCATGCATGTTTATCTTTTACATAGTTTATGTAGTCTGTAAAATTGCTTGTATTACTAATACACATGCTTAAGAATGAAGTAAgagtttttattattatattaagaaATGATTGAATTTTAtataatagaaaaaaattataCTCTATAAAATTTTTACCCATAATttttttgtaaataaaatattgcatagtatttttttttttgttaattctataatttgaaaaaaattatatatacgttattttaaaaaaaataaattaactaattttttttttccatacataatcaaatctatttcaatttctatttttctttgttcCAATCAGAATTATGGATCTGATTTGTTTTTATAAATGAATGGGATTATCTCTatacaaataaaataattgaaattcAATTACTTTATTAAAATTTATCATGttataaatatttataataaatagATTTTCCAAAGAGGAATCCTAGTCTTTCAACTTAAATTACCTTCTAGCTAAGTAATACACATGGTTTTTTAATATATCTAGTTGATTTCAGCTTTCtccaattaaaaaaaatctaattgcTGATAAAGAAACAATTGCTGTATACTTCGTGCAATGTAATGTTTTGAATTACAAAAAACTTCAAAATTGAGATTGCTTGGTCAATAAAGGTTGGCTATTGTGTGCCCTAAAAAAAGGATTGTAATTGTCTTTTCTTTTGTGCGCACTTAGTTATGAATTTTAGCGACTTCAATAAACATTTGTGCAAGTGGTTATCAATCGCATATGCTTATAAAATGTAGCAAGAGTATACATCAACCAGTTGGTAGGCACCGCCATTTCTATCTATTTTTAAATGTTTAATACAAGCATCATCTGAAGGAATCCATTGACTTTGCAGTGCTCATTTCCATTAAGAATTTTCTCCTCATATTTTGATTGAAATGTAAGCATGTTTGAACGAGCACTTTCCTTTGATATAatattcatcaaaattttcatagtcAATTGACATGTAATGCCcactataaataaaataataataataatcatatacAGTGGATAACGATTGTGATTGCACAGTATAGTGACTAACAGCAAAGTTTCAACATGTCTTACCTGAATCAAATAATTGAGGTAAAGGCAAACAACTGGTTTGtgcttattaattattattttaatttttttaaataaaaaattgagagAGACTTGTAATGGTGAAGTCTTTTTGATGAGTTTTTCATCTGGCATAATGTTTTAAATGGTTATAAATAGATTATTTTTGTATATAATTGGTGTTGAATATTTAGTTTTGGTTGTCTTTCTTTTTATATTTATTGCATATTGCAATGTTTATGTGCACACAATCATATTTCAATTGATTTATCTAATTGATTCTGATTATTAATCCAATCCTTATCCAGAATACATCTTTTTAGATACAAATCCAAATTGGTTGTTTCACCTAAGTCATGTTCATGGATGTGATCTTGATCTCTTAAATGAAAGATCAAAATAGTTTTTTTAACTTATTAATGCTATTCTACACATTGGGTTCTATCCCACTTTGCATAAATCTGTGTAATTTAATGTTATGTTTGTATATAAAAAACATTCATTTGCACTCATTTTGATAATGTCATAACATGAAAGATACTTTTATCATCATTAATGCTATCGATTATTGATAAAAACTATTATCCAAATTTATATTTAAATCAAACAAGAAATCTAACATATCCAATTACACTCATCCTAATACGTGGAATTACTCAaaattatatcaatttttttattgtcttaaaaaaaaattgataaacatGCAAAATTAACAGGGTAGAATCTTAATCAAACAATCCCAAAAGAACACAATCCCATAAAAAGATCATAATTTCAGGTGAAACTTAAATTCACAATTTGTTCGTAGACTCTTATTTTGTTCCCATTGTGGCTCGGACCCATTGCCCACCTGTCCCATTGGGCAGGATTAGCAAAGTCAAGGTAGACAAATAAAAAGCTTTTCCCCCGCACACTCAGTCACTTTCATTGTGCCGCAAATTGAGAAGAGATTAACCTCACCAGTCCTTATAAGAAGCTCATCTCTTCCTACATTCTCCACACTACAGTCTTCATTGTTGACGTTCATAGCAAAGCAAATCAACAATGAAGACCACCAGTCTTTTTGCATGTGTTACTGCTTTGCTCATCATTCTGTGTTCTAGAGCTTCCAATGGGCAACTCAGTCCAACATTCTATGCTCAGTCATGTCCCGTTGCATTGACTATAGTTAGGATTGCCGTTCTTCAAGCTGTGGCAAAGGAGAAACGAATGGCTGCATCCTTGCTCCGCCTTCACTTTCATGATTGTTTTGTAAACGTAGGAATCTAATCTCCATGATGTTAGAATTTCACTTCTGTTCTGGATATTCTAATAGATCTATAAGTAACATGAGTTTTTTTCTTCTTTAAAGGGATGTGATGGATCCATTCTGTTAGACGATACCTCGACATTCACTGGAGAAAAGACTGCAGGACCAAATGCGAATTCTGTGAGAGGGTATGAAGTGATCGACACGATTAAAAGCCGGTTAGAAGCTGTTTGCGGTGGGGTTGTGTCTTGTGCAGATATAGTAACCATTGCTGCTCGTGACTCAGTTGTACTTGTAAATACTCTTCCCTGCTTTACCTTCTCTACCATATTATCTTTATCTCCATTTGCAAACCAATATAAGTTTTTGCTTCTTACAAATAACCTTAACATATTCTTCAGAATGTACGGGCCTGTAAAATTGCTATTTACAATTTCTTTTATGGACCTTGGTCAATATTATTGTGGGCTatatatctttgtgttttgtgatttcCAGTTGGGAGGGCCATCATGGATAGTACAGTTGGGAAGAAGAGACTCGACAACTGCAAGCTTAAGTGGTGCCAACAGCAATCTACCTTCTCCCTTTTCAGATTTAAGTACACTTATCTCTGCATTTCAAGCTCAAGGCCTTTCTACTAAGGATATGATTGCTCTTTCAGGTATCTGCAAGCCTTagaatttttgttttttcaggttTAATTTAACACGTTCATGAGAAAGTTAGTAAATATTCATTTTGATGGTACCCACCTATTTTAGGTGCTCATACGATTGGTCAAGCAAGATGCACCACCTTCAGATCTCGCGTCTTCAATGACACCAATATCGATTCTGCATTTGCCACCTCTGTTCAGGCAAATTGTCCAAGCAATGGTGGTGATGGCAATCTGTCACCTTTAGACCTTGTCACTCCCAATTTCTTTGACAATacttattacaaaaatttgagaaGCCAGAAAGGTCTCCTTCACTCTGATCAAGAACTATTTAATGGAGGTTCTGCAGATGGCTTGGTTACAACTTACAGTACCAATCCAATTACCTTTTTCAGTGATTTTGCAGCAGCTATGGTAAACATGGGGAACATCAGCCCTTTAACAGGCACCAGCGGACAAGTTAGAACAAACTGCAGGAAAGTCAACTGAAATGTCAAAAATGTATTCAGTAAAAATACAACATAAGATCGCAAGATATTGTGtgcatggtttgaaaggttgccGTCGAAGCTCCCTCTTTTGTAATTTCTACTTCGTCTTATTAATAACGTTGGCAAAATAAATGCCAAAAGAATGTAATTTAAATCCATGGTTTAAAAAAAATCAGCGTAAGAATTTGGAAAGAACAATTTCTGTTTTAAAAATTGGACTAACTCGCTCTTGGAAATTGCCACGAATATTTATATTCTGAAATATTAAATTGTCAAAAGAAATATATATGGGTGATTAAAACACAGTAATCCAtcctttttaaaaatatttttaatattctttttatacaagatatacattcatttaagaaaataattaaattaaaaaatcaattatttACAACTTTTATGATTAAAATTATTATCAATTGTGTTCCCATATGCGTATGGGAAGAATAATTCAAACTTATATTTAGATTAATTTGAGATTCTAGAAGGTAAAGTGGGTGATGTTTTGTGGAAGATTGTTCAAAGAAGAAAAAGAGATCTTGTAAAAAAAAGTCCTCTCTCACCATATAATACAAATATGTGAAAGTATTTAATTACAACATGATCTTTTAGAGTGATAGAGAGTAATCCACAAGGATTGTTGAGGGGGTTTAATCAATTTGAGACATCCTAAATGGGTCCCTTAAGTGTCAAAAGGTGTAAATTATAAAATGTCAATGTCTAGGCTATTTCTAATGTCTTCCTTGGTATTTTGTATGTTTGTTGGCCTTTCAAAATTTCAAGGTTGTCCATATCTAAGCTACCTTCCCTACTAATCTCGACAACTTGCTCATGCCCTTGTAAAATTTGTAAAAGTATGCTAGAATTAAGGTTACAAAGTTTAACAAATGATTGGATTAGATAGAAATTTTAAGGTCCATCAAAAGTTAGAGATACTACATACATCAAAAAAAAGGTTAGGCATTTGATGAATAATAAGTGCTTAGTAGCTAAAATAAAACTTCATGAAGTTAATCTCACTAGGAAAAGTTTAGCTACTATCAAGGGAAAATTACCCCTATCACTTCCATTGCTTCAAAGTACACACCATTTTGATTAGATGCATTTGAACCCACAGTAGTTATTTTCTAAGAGACAGGAAATTTTTTAATTTACTAAGCCCTTTATAACCCACTAAACAATTCATTTGTTGGTCCCTTGGATCATAACAAATAGACCTTGTGTACACAAGAATTGAGCATAAATAATTA from Cryptomeria japonica chromosome 3, Sugi_1.0, whole genome shotgun sequence harbors:
- the LOC131037207 gene encoding cationic peroxidase 1-like encodes the protein MKTTSLFACVTALLIILCSRASNGQLSPTFYAQSCPVALTIVRIAVLQAVAKEKRMAASLLRLHFHDCFVNGCDGSILLDDTSTFTGEKTAGPNANSVRGYEVIDTIKSRLEAVCGGVVSCADIVTIAARDSVVLLGGPSWIVQLGRRDSTTASLSGANSNLPSPFSDLSTLISAFQAQGLSTKDMIALSGAHTIGQARCTTFRSRVFNDTNIDSAFATSVQANCPSNGGDGNLSPLDLVTPNFFDNTYYKNLRSQKGLLHSDQELFNGGSADGLVTTYSTNPITFFSDFAAAMVNMGNISPLTGTSGQVRTNCRKVN